GCTACATGAGAGGGCATCACCTTTCCAAGGCTTGTTTTGGGTGCATATTGCATTCATCTTGAAAGAGATGTGACTACGGTGTCGAGTAAGTTCGAGGCCGGTACGACGATATTGCCAAGCAGTTGCTACTCCACGACATATATAAATTATCGAGAGGATGTAGCTTCTTTCAGATCACTCATGTCTATCGAAAAGCGAACAGTGATGCTAGTTGGGTCGTATTCTTTATAACTCATCATTATTCTAGAAGATATTTTAGAAGAACCAAGCGtttgtttttttctctctctgcatttttttttttgattttattgaatataCTAATTCTTATTTTGTGTGAGGAGCAGtcgtataaaaataaaaataaaataaggccAGGAATCAACACAAACTTTACTTCACGGGCAAGCTCCTAAAGATGATTCGAGCCCACGACGGCCGGCTGTAAGCCCCACACGAACCCACCCAATAAAAACAGAAGCACTCCATGATGACCTCACACAAGGCCACAATATTAACTTCCCTCACGTGAATTCTTCAGCTAACCCTCGCACGCACTACAATTCGCAAGTAGATTTCTACATACAACTTTACAACCTTCCATAAAGCGTCTAGCTGGCTAACagtagaaagaaaagaataaccTAGTcgccctccacctcctcctgtTCTTCCCTCATGGGCTTCGATGGTAGCTGTGGTGGATGGAAGGTTTCAATCTTCCTTCTAGGATTGCTTGTTCTTCAAGCCTCTGTCGGCTCGCCGGCGGTGGTCGTAGGCTTGAGAAGGCGTCACGGTAGGCGGCCGGACTTCCTGGCCAACCAGCCTGTTTGCGACATCTTCATGGGGAGCTGGGTCAGGGATGACTCGTACCCGCTGTACCAGTCCTTGAATTGCCCCATCGTCGATGCCGAGTTCAACTGCCAATTGTACGGGAGGCCTGACACCGACTACCTGCGGTATCGATGGAAGCCCTCCGGCTGCGACCTCCCAaggtttgtatatatatatatatatatatatatatatatatatatatatatatatatatatatatatatatatatatacacctcGTTATATATTCGAAACATGCATCAAATTCTCATTTAACATGCCAATTCACCTGCTGAGGTGAGAATTTTGCAACGTTATATCGGTTTGATGGGCAGGTTTGATGggcttgatttcttgatgcgaATGAGAGGGAAGAAGGTGATGTTCGTCGGCGACTCGCTGGGCCGCAACCAATGGGAATCTTTGATCTGCATGCTTCATGCAGCGGTGCCATTGTCGCAGACCCAATTGATAAGAGGAGAGCCTCTCTCCACCTTCACGTTCTTGGTATGATGGAAGGGCAGATTCTGTCACTCGAATGGATATAACTCTCTCGTATTTCTTGAAACTGCTGTTTCTGACTAAATTTTGATTAAGATTTGATCATGTTTCGGAACTGTGTGGTTTTTTTGGGGGAATATAGGAGCATGGGGTGTCGGTTTCTTTTTACCGGGCTCCTTATCTTGTGGACATAGACGTGGTCCAAGGGAAACGGATGCTTAGGCTGGATGACATATCGGCTAATGGCAATGCGTGGAAAGGGGCTGATGTCCTGTCTTTTAATTCTGGCCACTGGTGGACGCACACAGGATCTCTTCAAGGGTCAGTATTCTTCCTCCAATTGCTGTGATCACTTCATGCTCCTTGTCCCGTCTATCTGGGGATAAGTTCATACATTATTCTTAgcattcttctttctccttttctttttttgaaacaaGGTTATAATTGCATGCTTTAGCAGGTGGGATTATATGGGAGATGGAGGAAATTACTACGTGGACATGGACCGCTTGATTGCCTTTCAGAAAGGGCTGAGTACATGGGCCAACTGGGTGGACCTTAACATTGATAGAACCAGAACCAAGGTCTTCTTCCAGTCGATTTCTCCCACCCACTACAAgtaactctctctctccctctctctctctctcacgagATACACATGAATTGCCGTTTATTTAATTCAATCCTGATGAGTGATGACATATGAGTAAGGTCCACATCCCCGAGAACGCTTGAAAAGGACATCATAAATGCATCTCTTTGGCACGAATCTGAAGAGATTTAACAATTCCACAGGCTAACTTACTCAATTTCCAACCTCTCAAAACATTATAATACCCTCGTTCCAGCTCACAACGAATCATGCTGCctaacttttcttttttaattaaaaactatgacacataaaagaatgaaatatatatatgtccaTGAAATATGATAAATGATCTTGCTGTTGGTGTTCTGTTTTGGTTATAaacgagagagggagggggaaaaATCCGCTCTATTTATTACAGAAAGGAAGaataatagagagagagagagagagagagcaaaaagCATACCAATGTTTCATTCGTGTCCCCTCTCGTTCTATTGGGAGTATGTTGTGTTAATTTTATTATCAAATGGCATCCTATTTTGACGAGGGCTGCATCAATTGATAATTTAATAGCCCTAGTAGAAAAGCTGTGGCATCTCTCTGACGTAGTTTCCTCGGATAAGCGGCACAAGGCAAAAAGCCCCGTTGATATTAAATGAGTTCTTAAATTTCGGCGCTCAGAAGTCACAAGGACGTGGGACCTACTTTGGACTATTGAAGGCCCGAATTGTTCACGGATTAATGGCCCCTTCTTGCCTTCTTGTGGGACGCGAATTCGAGTTAAAAAGGTCTGCCGTCGATTTCACGTAGAAATCCAGCCAGAATTGGTGAAGCCGGGGGGGTCGCGGGCTTCGGGAGCGATCATTGTGGATTTGCTCTTTGGCTCGTTTCAGCCATTGTCTGAATTCTAAAAAAGATCCCAGCCGAAATTTAGGAGCTTTTGAGGACGGCAATTCTCTCTGGTTCAATCCTCCGTTTAGTCCATTTTCCATGGTCAACTGAATCATATTTATATGGCTGCGAAGCAAAAATCATCAAACGGAACAACTGATCAATAGAGGATGATTGAACAACTTGTTGGACCACCTTTTTTAGTTTTTGAGCTGTGATATTGATTGGTAGATCTAGGACCCGCGTCCATCTTAGAGATACTAGGATGATCAAACGAGCCCAAGAAGTACACACGTGAAAGGATTTGAATTCAGTCTAGTGTGCATATGGTGCAAAGTCACAATCAACATAACACTTCATGCTTCGACCATGTAAAGTTCCTGTGATCGAGCTTTACCTCCACTAGCCCAAGAGAGTCTTTGAATGAGTTGAAATCTCTAGATGCAGCCTGACTACTGGTGGCTCCTTTCCTCTCATAGGTGTATCGATGGATGTGAGCTCTTCCGAAAATTCTGAAACTAGCTAACTGGGAAgatagccttctactttcctaggAAAAAGAGTCCAAACTTTTTGCCAATTCTGAAAACTAGCTTCCGGCCCATTCCAGAACTCCCAATCACTATTATCTTGGTCATTCTGATCTTCGTCGGAGGAGCCGGCAGGAAGCATCAGACCATAGCTCTTGCTCTGCAGCAAAAAAGACAATGATGTTAACATCATAAGTAAAAGGGCCGATTGTTACCTTCACCACTTCCGGGATACTGTCGAGGCTTTCGCAGAAGAACACGACATCAAATCCGGCTAGATCCTCCCAGTGGAGACTCGTGCGGCTGGCCCTATGCGGAACGGCGAATCCGAATAGAATCGACGCCACTGCATCCGCTGACCAACAGATAAGGGGAAGGTTTTGCAGCGTTGCGTACACCTTGTATTTCAATTTGTGGTGGACTCCATTCTCGAACTGATTCCAATAGTTAACTAGCACTGTGAAACCAACCCCTCTAATATGTTCCTCCGCCATGAGGGCTTGTACTGTTTGGTTGTCCGGACACGATACGAAGAACTCTCTCTCGAAGAGTTGCCGTGTCGTCCAAGAACCAGATTTCCTTGCTTTATGGCCGAGAATGTTTGAAATAGGATCCACTTTCACCGGTCGCCCAAAGGTCTCAACAAAAGCCGCTCTGTCAAGGTAATCAGTAATATTCGCCATTTCACAGGTGAAGGTGAGAAAGGCTCTTGTGGTTGCGAAGCGATTTGGGATCTGGAGGTTTGTAGATATGCTTTGGTTTTGCATGGTGCTGATTTGACAAGGATGTTTCACTGGATTCCTTAAGGTGGAGGTATTGAGAGATCTACACCGCCTGGCTCTATGGCCAAATCGATGACCGAGGAAGCACTTTATAGGGTTCCAGCAACTATACCTTTGAAGTGCCGTGTGTCTCCACACTGGAAACAAATCCCTGCTTTAAAAGGTTTCCAAGGGGTCTTCGGGGGTGAAGCAACGGAATGGTTGTCTGACCTCGGTATGGTTGTCTCTGGGAGCTACATGGATAAAGTTAACGGGACATCTAGGTAATTTTAGTCTTTTAGATGAGCTACATGGTTGCTGGTTCAAACATTCTCCTTGATGAGATTTCCTCTCTCTAAACCTGTCCATCCCGTTCAAATGGTAACCTTAGGAAGGCATCATCAAAAAACATAACACTTGGTGCTGCACGTAACCTTAGGAAGGCAAGCAGAAATAAACTAGAATGCTTGCCTCGAGACACTTAATTAGTTCTTGTGAGACAATTAGGAAAGTAAATTAAATAAAGGATATAGAGACTACCTTCATGATGAATACCAGCTTGACCAGGGGATGTCACGATACTAACACTGACAGGCCGCGGCTGACAAACTGCTTTGCAGTATGTTTTCATGTCTCTGAGTTATATGCTTGTAGCTTCTTTATAGTGATTCCATTCTTAAGCGCACATATAATACCTACACATTATTCAACGTGTATTAGTACTGGTTTTACATTCTCATCTTGATGAACACACCACAAATCAAACAATTATCATACAAGATACCGATCACCCGTTACATCACTAGGACAAGTTTTGGGACGTGCCATGATTCTTGTCTTGTTTGCCATGTCGTGGTGGAGCACAGCCCAATTGAGTGGGGCGACCCGACGTCGAAGAACTGCTTTGGCCAGACGGTTCCCATTAGCGGATTCAACCATTCAGGGCTGTACCCGAGCCAGATGCAGGTCCTGCAGGGCGTGCTCAGGGCAATGCAGAGCCCTGCCTTCTTGTTGGACATCACCACCCTCTCAGAGCTCAGGAAAGACGGCCACCCCTCCATCTACAGCGGCGATCTGAGCCCCGAGCAGAGGGCCAACCCCGACCGCTCCGCCGACTGCAGCCATTGGTGCCTCCCCGGCCTCCCGGATACTTGGAACCAGCTATTCTATACTGCTCTCTTCTTCTGAGCACCAAGCTTCTCCTGCCTGTTTGTCGCAGGCAAGCAAATTTAATTGTCGCATCCAATTGTACAATCTTACCGttgatatttatatatatttttttaaaatagttcTTGCGATCTAGCTGAAATGCTGGTGTTGGACTGGCTTAGATACATAGACTCCAACTACATAGTGGAATTAGTGGATATAAAGTTCCATTGTTAGActattgtattttattttttgagaagGATGGTTAGATTATTGGGGCAACGAGTCATGTTAGGTTTTCAATCTCGGTCCAGTCTtctctgtttttgtttttaatcTCTGCTTTTGCAGAGTAAGGACTTGTCTCAGGCAATTGATGCACTTCTCCCAAGGTGAAATGACAAATTTGAAATACAAGTGTAGTTGTTTACCTGCATGCATGTCCTGCTTGATATTAAAAGAGTAATAAGAGATGAAGAagactaataaaaaataattaagaatattAAAAACCCATATTATGATGTAACTTGTTGCATGGGCAAGTAATGGTCATTATGGAGTCAAAATATGTCATTATAATGATTGCTACATGTCGGActattttatgatatttttatgatttatttaGTTAAAATGATTGgtcttttttaaaatataatttttttaagaatataGATTTATTAAGCAGATCCCAGATGACAGGCACAATGCTAGATGAATATTATTATGGTTATAACTGATTCAAATCTTCATACTAATTATATGTGGTGGGGCTCTCTCCCTTGctctcataataataataataataataaatataaaaatatctcACATTACCTTATTTTTTCATTATAATAAATCATATAGCTATTATAATTTATACTAGTAATATTTTATGACTAAAAATCAAGTCCCAAGCTTAAATATTCAaccataaattttttattttcatcctACTACTACCATATATAATGTTGAAGGCTCCTGTGGTTGGAGTCTCAACCTAAAATCAGCCTTAAAACTGTTTTTTAATTGTTTCTAGTAATAATACTGAAAAGCTTTACTGTACCCAAGGTCTTTAGTACATCTTCTCGGTCATCAATATTTCCTTTCACACCCACCACTCATGCCAGAAATTGACACTAATTCATAGAGGCTCTGTTCATAGAGATGTTGGCTTGGTGTTGTACGAGCACCACAACCATAATTGAAACAAGATCAAAATCGTATCCAGCATGAGCGTCCCCTAAAGAACTTGTCGATGATATATCTCTTAAATAGGGGTCTTCTATAAGAGCAATTATGTGAACTTTGAGCTGGTTCCAGCATGCCGGTTGCCAGGACTAGTTCGAAGTTCAGAAGCAATTTTCACATCAATTGCTCAGAGGAATTATACGTGATACTTTTATTCCACAATGGGAGGAAACAGTCCTTACCATGTGCCCATACTCTGTGTCGATCCAATGAAAGTATCAAGAGGGAAGCTGCCGCTCTCCTTCATGGCAATTGTCATCAGATTGTTGTAACATTGGCTGGGGCGATCTTCACCGAGGACCTCCAATCTCTCACTGGTGCATCCAATTTTAAGATTAGAGCTTGTTCTAAAAAGAATGCAGTTATCAATTGTAGTAAGCTGTCTTCAGGTAACTGCGCCTGGTATTGAGTTCAGGCCTCTGTAAAACTgtatttgtgatttattttttttttatatgaattGCTCTTGTTCTCGTTCTTGTTCTTACTGGAGAAAAAAGAAATGCTCTCTTGAAAATGATGTCATCGGTGAA
The Phoenix dactylifera cultivar Barhee BC4 chromosome 3, palm_55x_up_171113_PBpolish2nd_filt_p, whole genome shotgun sequence DNA segment above includes these coding regions:
- the LOC103709417 gene encoding protein PMR5, whose translation is MGFDGSCGGWKVSIFLLGLLVLQASVGSPAVVVGLRRRHGRRPDFLANQPVCDIFMGSWVRDDSYPLYQSLNCPIVDAEFNCQLYGRPDTDYLRYRWKPSGCDLPRFDGLDFLMRMRGKKVMFVGDSLGRNQWESLICMLHAAVPLSQTQLIRGEPLSTFTFLEHGVSVSFYRAPYLVDIDVVQGKRMLRLDDISANGNAWKGADVLSFNSGHWWTHTGSLQGWDYMGDGGNYYVDMDRLIAFQKGLSTWANWVDLNIDRTRTKVFFQSISPTHYNPIEWGDPTSKNCFGQTVPISGFNHSGLYPSQMQVLQGVLRAMQSPAFLLDITTLSELRKDGHPSIYSGDLSPEQRANPDRSADCSHWCLPGLPDTWNQLFYTALFF